GACCACCGATCGCATCGACAAGGTCGGCGCGCGCGTCATCGGCGAGATCGACGACGTCGTGAAGGTTCTTGGCGATGCGCTCGGGATGAGCGGCTCCTATGATGCCAGCCTGTCGGGGGCGACCGCGAGACTGTCGTCAGCCAAGAGCCGCGACCAGATCAAGTCGATCGTCGAGGCGCTGCTGCATTCGACCAGCGAGATGCGCGAGGCCAACAAGGCGCTGGAAGGCCGCCTGATGCTGTCGAAGAACGAGATCAGCAATCTCCAGCAGAGCCTGGAGGCGATCCGCGCCGAGAGCCTGACCGATCCGCTCACGGGCCTCGGCAACCGCAAATATTTCGATCGCATGATCGGCATGGCCGTACAGAGTGCGCTCGCCTCCGGCGAGCCGCTGTCGCTGTTGCTGTTCGACATCGATCACTTCAAGTCGTTCAACGATTCCTACGGCCATCTCACCGGCGACCAGGTGCTGCGGCTGGTCGGCCTGTCCCTGAAGCAGACCATCAAGGGCCAGGACATCACCGCGCGCTATGGCGGCGAGGAATTCGCCGTGGTGCTGCCCAACACCGCGCTGCGCCAGGCCCTCACCGTGGCCGATCACATCCGCCGCGCCGTGATGGCAAAGGAACTGAAGAAGAAGTCGACCGGCGAAATCCTCGGCCGCGTCACCATCTCCGTCGGCGTCTCCATGCTCAAGCAGGGTGATGACACCGACGCGCTGATCGAGCGAGCCGATGCCTGCCTCTACGCCGCCAAGCGCAACGGCCGCAACCGCGTGATCTGCGAAGTCGATCCGGAATACGCGGTCGAAACGCACAACCGGGTGGCGTGACGCGGAAGCCCCGCGCCACCGCCCGCGCTTGACATTCCGACCTGACGAACGACATCTTCCTCGGCGCCTGACCGCGAGCGCCTGGAGGACTTGTCGTCTTGCCCAATCCGCACGATTTTCACGCTCCGCAACCGTCCTATACGAGAGACGAACTGCTGAGATCGAGCGAAGGCGGCTATTTCGGCCCCGGTAACGCGCAATTGCCGGCACCGCCGATGCTCATGATGGACCGCATCACCGAGATCAGCATGGACGGCGGCGAATTCGGCAAGGGTCGCATCGTCGGCGAGCTCGACATCGTGCCGGGCCAGTGGTTTTTCGATTGCCACTTTCGCGGTGACGCGACGATGCCGCCGACCCTGGGGCTCGACGCCATGTGGCAGATGATCGGCTATTGGCTCGGCTGGTCGGGCTCACCGGGCAAAGGCCGCGCCATCGGCGTCGGCGAAGTGGAGTGCACGGGCACCATCACACCCGACACGCGACGCGTGCGCTACGAGGTCACCATGCGGCAAGTCCGACGCGGAAAGCTGGTGCTCGGAATTGCCGACGGTCGTGTGCTCGCCGACGGCGTCTGTGTCGTCACGGCCAAGGATATGAGGGTCGGCCTGACCAAGGCGGTGGACTGAAGTCCCGTAGGGTGGGCAAAGGCGCAGCGCGCCGTGCCCACCATCTCTCCGGCACCTTTATCCAGAATGGTGGGCACGCTTCGCTTTGCCCACCCTACGCACCGTTTTCTTGACTGCCTGCTTGGCTGGCCGCTTCTTGGCAACGGGCCTATTGGGCTTTGTCTTCTTCGCCTTCTTCTTCCCCTTCGGCCGCTTCTTCACCTTGGCGCGCTGCGCGGCGGCGAGCGCGGCCCTCGCCCATTCGGCAAGCTCCTCGGAATCGTCGAACAGGCGCGCCGGTAATTGCCAGTAGGAATTCACCGTCACCGTCTTGGCGCGGGTCTGATATTGGAAGGGCCCCGAGCCCTCGGCCTCAAAGCCTGGGATCGTCACTTCGTCGGCGCGAAAAAACAGCCCGGCACGCAAGGCCAGCGCGAAATTGGTGCCGTCGGCAGAGATACCGTAGCCGGAGAACATTTTCCGGATGGTGACCGGGCCGAAATCAGCGAACAGGTCGATCAGAAATTCGCGGTCCATGGCCCGGGTGCCTCCACACGGTCGTCCTGGCGAAGGCCAGGACCCATTCCCCCAGGAAGCAGTTTAGCGAAGACTTGAAGTCACGCCACGCGGTACTGGCACCACCCGTCACCGAGAGATCACGCGGTGGGTCCTGGCCCTCGCCAGGACGACAGCTGATCTCAAAACGCGAAAGTCGGGCTTACCCCTCAACCTTCGCCGGCCGCAACTCGACCGACTCGCCGCAGCCGCAGGCGGAGACCTGGTTGGGGTTGTTGAAGACGAACTGGGCCTGCATCTTGTCGGCCTTGTAGTCCATCTCGGTGCCGAGCAGGAACAGCACGGCCTTGGGATCGACCAAGATCTTGACGCCCTTGTCCTCGACGACCTCGTCGGTCGGGCGGACATCATGGGCGTACTCGACGGTGTAGGACTGACCGGCGCAGCCGCCGTTCTTCACACCGACGCGCAGGCCCACGATTTCGGAATCGGCGCGCTGGGTCAGCTCGGTGATCCGCTGCGCGGCGGCATCCGTCAGCCGCATCACCTGCGGGCGGGGTCGCCGGGGCTTTGGTGCCGAAGCTGGTGTTGCCTGGGTCATGTTATCTATGTGGTCCGTTGCGAAGCGAAATTCAATGCGAGCTGAGACCGTCACCACATGTTGAGGACGAGGCGAGCCTCGTCGCTCATGCGCTCGGGCGACCACGGCGGCTCCCAGACGACCTTGACGTCGACCACACCGACGCCGGGGACGCTGGCGACCGCGTTCTCGACCATGGTCGGCAGCTCGCCGGCGGCCGGACAGTTCGGCGTCGTCAGCGTCATCTGGACGTCGACCGAGCGGTCATCCTTGATCTCGACCTTGTAGATCAGGCCGAGCTCGTAGATGTCGGCCGGGATTTCCGGATCGAACACGGTCTTGAGCCCAGCGATGATCTCCGTGGTGAGACGCTCGGTCTCCTCCGGCGGCAGCGCCGACTGGGTTTCCATCGGACTGGCTTTGATTTCGGCCGTGTCACTCATGCGAACAAATCCCGCGCCTTCAGAAGCGCCTGTGCCAGATGATCGACTTCTTCCCGCGTATTATACATGCCGAACGACGCCCGGCACGTCGCGGTCACGTTGAACCGCTCTAAAAGCGGCATCACGCAATGGGTGCCGGCGCGCACCGCGATGCCCTGGCGGTCGATCACGGTGGCGACATCGTGGGCATGCGCGCCCTTGAGCTCGAAGGAGATCACCGGGCCCTTGCCGCGCGCCGTGCCGATCAGACGCAGCGAGTTGATCTCGCGGAGCCGGTCCTGGGCGTAGGTGACGAGATCGTGCTCGTGGGCGGCGATGCGCTCCTTGCCGACCGAGCTGACGTAGTCGATGGCGGCACCGAGGCCGATCGCCTCGACGATGGGCGGGGTGCCGGCTTCGAACTTGTGCGGCGGGTCGCCATAGGTGACGATTTCGCGCGAGACCTCGCGAATCATCTCGCCGCCGCCGTTATAGGGGCGCATCGCGACGAGGTGGTCGTATTTGGCCCAGAGCACGCCGATGCCGGTCGGACCGTAAACCTTGTGGCCGGTGAACACGTAGAAGTCACAGCCGAGATCCTGGACATCAACAGGCAGGTGCACCGCGCCCTGGCTGCCATCGACCAGCACGGGAATGCCGCGGGCATGGGCGATCTTCACGACATCCTTGACCGGCACGATGGTACCGAGCGCATTCGACATCTGCGTGATCGCGACCAGCTTGGTCTTCGGCGTCAGCAGCTTCTCGAACTCGTCGATGAGGAAGTTTCCCTCGTCGTCGACCGGCGCCCATTTGATCACGGCACCCTGGCGTTCCCTCAGGAAATGCCAGGGCACGATGTTGGAGTGGTGCTCCATGATCGAGACGACGATCTCGTCGCCTTCTCCGATATTCGGCCCACCCCAGGACGAGGCGACCAGATTGATCGCCTCCGTCGCGTTGCGGGTGAAGATCACTTCCTCGGTGCGGCCAGCGTTGATGAACTGCGCCACCTTGGTGCGGCCGCCCTCATAGGCCTCCGTCGCCGCGTTGGCGAGGTAATGCAGGCCGCGATGCACGTTGGCGTATTCGGACCTATAGGCCTGCGTCATGCGGTCGAGCACGGCGCTCGGCTTCTGCGCCGACGCGGCGTTGTCGAGATAGACCAGAGGCCTGCCGTAGACCTGCATGGCCAGTGCCGGAAAATCCTGGCGCACGCGCGCAACGTCGTAGGCACCGTTCTTGACTGCCGGATGCGTGCTCATGATCGCCGCTCCAGCCAGCGCTCGGCAATGCCGATCACATGCTCGCGCAGGCCGTCATCGGCGATCTGCTCGATCGCCTCGCCCACGAAGGCCTGGATCAGCAGCGCCTGGGCCTGCTTCTCCGGCAGCCCGCGCGCCTTCAAATAGAATAGCAGGCTCTCGTCCAGCGCGCCGGCGGTGGCGCCGTGGCCGCAGGAGACGTCGTCGGCAAAAATCTCGAGCTCTGGCTTGTTGTCGGCCTCGGCCTCGTCCGAGAGCAGCAGCGCGCGGGTCATCATCTTGCCATCGGTCTTCTGCGCGTCGGGACGGACGATGATGCGACCCTGGAACACCGAGTGAGCACGGTCGTCGATCACCGCGCGGAAGATCTCGCGGCTGACGCAGTTCGGAACGGCATGGTCAACCACCAGCGTGGTGTCGCCATGCTCGGTCTTCTGCAACAGGTTGACGCCGTTGGCCGAGAGCTCGCTGCCCTCGCCCGCCAGCGTGATGAAGCCCTGCAGGCGACTGACGGCGGCGCCGGTCGTCATGTTGAAGAAATTCAGCTTCGTATTCGCACCGACCGTGACGAATTGCGAGGTGACATTCACCGCGTCGGGCGCATCGTCCATCAGGCGAATGTGCGCAACGTCGGAATCGTCGCCGACCGAGACGATCACTGCGTCGTTGACCTGATAGGCCTTGGCGCCGGCCGCGACGAAGCTCTCGACGATGGTGGCGCGAACGCCCTTCCCGATCGCGACCTGCGAACGGGTGAACGCCGATGCGGAAGCCGCGGTCGCGATGTGAATGATCTGGATCGGTGCGGACAGTTGCGCACCGTCAGCGATCGACAACACGACGCCGTCGGTGGCCATCGCCGCGTTCAGCGCGATCACGGCGTCGGTGGCCGCGGTCTTCAGGAGACCGGCATCCTTTTCCAGCGTCTCTCGCAGCGTCTTGACGCTGACCTCGGACGCCAAAGCCTTCAGGTCCGACAGATCAGCCACAAACACACCGTCGACCAGCACCAGCTTACGGGCGCCCGCGATCGCATGGGCCTTCACCGCGTCCACGGCGCGCTTCAGCGCGGCCGCATCGGGGGCGGCGGCGAGCGGCAGCACCTCGCCGACCAGCGCGCGCAGATCGGTGTATTTCCACTCCTCGATCCGGCGATGCGGCAGGCCGAGACGCTCATAGCGCTCGAAAGCTTCGCGGCGCGCCGCGATCACATCAGGCGAACCCGGCAGGCGGCCCTCGGCGCTGGCGAAGAGATCGCTCACCGCGCGGCCGTTCCCGGTCTTTGCCACAGCAACGTTCATCGCAAAATTCCTTACGCGGCATCCTCGAACTGGGCATAGCCGGACGCTTCCAGCTCCAGCGCCAGTTCCTTGTCGCCGCTCTTCACGACGCGGCCCTTCGACATCACGTGCACGAAATCAGGCACGATGTAGTTGAGCAGCCGCTGATAATGGGTGATCACGACCATCGCGCGCCCCGGCGAGCGCAGCGCGTTGACGCCGTCCGCCGCGATGCGCAGCGCGTCGATGTCGAGGCCGGAATCCATCTCGTCGAGGATGCACAGGCTCGGCTCGAACAGCGCCATCTGCAGCACCTCGTTGCGCTTCTTCTCGCCCCCGGAGAAGCCGACATTGACGCCGCGCTTGAGCATGTCCTGCGGAATGTTCAGCGACTTCGAGACCTCGCGGACCTTCTTCAGAAAGTCCGGGGTCGAATATTCGCTTTCGCCGCGCGCCTTGCGCTGCGCATTCAGCGCGGTGCGCAGGAAATTCATGGTGGCAACGCCGGGAATCTCGACCGGATACTGGAACGCCAGGAACACGCCCTTGGCGGCGCGCTCGTCCGGCGACATCTCCAGGAGATCCTCGCCCTTGAACAGGATCTGGCCGTCGGTGACCTCGTAGCCGGGCTTGCCGGCGATGACGTGCGAGAGCGTCGACTTGCCGGAGCCGTTCGGCCCCATGATCGCGTGCACCTCGCCCTCGTTCACGGTCAGCGTCAGCCCGTGGAGGATCTCACGTTCCTCGACACGAACCTTCAGGTCTTTCACTTCAAGCAAAGCCATCTTGTTTTTCCATCTATCCCCTCATCCTGAGGAGCGCCGAAGGCGCGTCTCGAAGGAATGAGGCCACAATCGTTCCGGTATCCATCCTTCGAGACGGCCGCTTGCGCGGCCTCCTCAGGATGAGGTCCGAGCTATCCGACCGACCCTTCGAGCGAGATCGAGATCAGCTTCTGCGCTTCCACCGCGAACTCCATCGGCAGCTGCTGCAGCACGTCCTTGACGAAGCCGTTGACGACGAGGCCGACGGCTTCTTCCTGGGACAGGCCACGCTGGACGCAGTAGAACAACACGTCCTCGGAGATTTTTGAGGTCGTCGCCTCGTGCTCGAACGTCGCCGACGAATTCTTCGCTTCGATGTACGGCACGGTGTGCGCGCCGCACTTGTCGCCGATCAACAGCGAATCACAGGCGGTGAAGTTGCGCGCGCCGGTCGCCTTACGATGCGCGGTGACGAGGCCGCGATAGGTGTTCTGCGATTTGCCGGCGGCGATACCCTTGGAGATGATCCGGCTCGACGTGTTCTTGCCGAGATGGATCATCTTGGTGCCCGAATCGACCTGCTGGAAGCCGTTCGAGATCGCGATCGAGTAGAACTCACCGCTCGAATTGTCGCCGCGGAGAATGCAGCTCGGATATTTCCAGGTGATGGCGGAGCCGGTCTCGACCTGGGTCCAGGAGATCTTGGAGCGGTTGCCACGGCAGTCGCCACGCTTGGTGACGAAGTTGTAGATGCCGCCCTTGCCTTCCGAATTGCCGGGATACCAGTTCTGCACCGTCGAATATTTGATCTCGGCATCGTCATGCGCGACGAGCTCGACCACGGCCGCGTGCAGCTGGTTCTCGTCGCGTTGCGGTGCGGTGCAGCCTTCGAGGTACGAAACGTAGGAGCCCTTGTCGGCGATGATCAGCGTACGCTCGAACTGACCGGTGTTGCGCTCGTTGATGCGGAAATAGGTCGACAGCTCCATCGGGCAGCGCACGCCCGGCGGCACGTAGACGAACGAGCCGTCGGAGAACACCGCGGAGTTCAGCGTCGCGTAGAAATTGTCCGACGTCGGTACCACCGAGCCCAGATATTTCTGCACCAATTCAGGGTGCTCGCGGATCGCCTCCGAGATCGGCATGAAGATCACGCCGGCCTTCTTCAGCTCCGCCTTGAAGGTGGTCGCAACCGAGACCGAATCGAACACAGCATCGACCGCGATCTTGCGGCGGGCGGGATCTTCTTCGCCGGGCTTGGGCTCGACGCCTTCGAGCATGGCGACCTCCCGCAAGGGGATGCCGAGCTTCTCGTAGGTCTTCAGGATCTCCGGATCGATCTCGTCCAGTGAGGTGACCGTCTTCTTCGGCTTCGGCGCCGCGTAGTAATAGAGGTCCTGGAAGTCGATCTTGGGATAATCGACGCGCGCCCAGGTCGGCTCGGTCATGGTCAGCCAGCGCCGATAGGCCTCAAGCCGCCACTGGAGCATCCAGGCGGGTTCGTTCTTTTTCTGCGAGATGAATTTTACGATCTCTTCCGACAGCCCCTTGGGGGCCTTCTCGGAGTCGATCAGGGTTTCAAACCCATAACGATACTGGTCGACGTCGATGCGCTTCACGCGCTCGACCGTCTCTTGTACGGCTGGCATTCCATCCTCCGCTCGCGGTTTCAAGGACCGCGGTGGATCAAATTCGGACGAGTATTACGATGTCTCTTACGATGTTTTTTGGCGGAAAGCACGTGCTTAGAACCGTTCAAGCCGTGTTTCGTCGCTCAACCCTTAAGTAGGGTATTACCAAGCTTTCGCCAAGCCTCTAACGCCCTATTGATGTCATCCGGTTCCGTGGACCAGCCCAGACTGAGACGCACCGCTCCTTGGGCCGTGATGGGATCGCAGCCCATCGCCGACAGCACGTGGGACGGCTGGACTTTGCCGGAGGAACAGGCCGAGCCGGAGGACACGGCAATCCCTTCGAGATCGAAGCCGATCACGGCGGTCTCGGCCTTCAGGCCGGGCGCGGTGAAGAGAATGGTGTTCGGCAACCGCTCGACGTCATCCGAGAAAATCGTCGCATTGGCGATCGCGCGAATGCCATTTTCCAAGCGATTCCTGAGGGTTGCCATCCGCTCTATATCCTCCGGCAGAGCCTGAAGCGCGACCTTCACGGCCGCGCCAAAGCCAGCGATCCCGGCGACATTCTCGGTTCCCGCACGGCGGTTGAGCTCCTGCCCGCCGCCCCGCAGCACGGGCTCCAGTCCTGCGATCCCCTCGGCCACCACAGCAGCGCCGACCCCCTTGGGACCGCCGACCTTGTGTGCAGAAAAGGTCGCAACGTCCGAGCCTATAATCCTAATGTCAAAAGGGATTTTACCCAACGCCTGGATCGCGTCGACGTGCAGGAGGCCGCCGGCCTCGTGGACGATCTGTGCGGCCTCTGCGACCGGCTGGAGCGCGCCCGTCTCGTTGTTAGCCGCCATGATCGAGACCAGCGCCGGGGGGCCGCCGGCGAGCAGCGCCCGGAGGTGATTGAGATCGACCACGCCGGAAGGCGTGACCCGGATCTGACCGATGCCGTCGACCGGGAACCGGCCGCCTACTAGGATCGAGGGATGTTCGACGGCCGAGACCAGCAACCGCTCGACGGGACCACCGGACGGGCCCTTCAGGCCAGGTGACAGCGCCAGCGCATTGGCCTCGGTTCCAGCGGAGGTAAAGACGACGTTCCGTGGCAGCGCTCCCACCGCCGCGGCCAATGTGGCCCGGGAGTCCTCGACCAGCCGCCGCGCCTCGCGCCCCTCGGCATGGACGGAGGACGGATTGCCGATCAGCTCCCAGGCGGCCAGCATCGCTGCGCGCGCCTCGGTGCGCAGCGGCGTGGTCGCATTCCAGTCGAGATAGACGCGGCTCGGCATGGCGCCCTCTTAGCACCTTTTGCCATCGCGCCAATCGGCCGCCGCCGCACATCACGCCAGCTGCTGAGCGATCCCGGCCGGGGAACGGAGCTCCGTCCGCAGTCCGAACAACGGACGCAGCCAGGAGATCCGCCGCACGATCTCGTAAGTGACAAAACAAGTGAGTGCGGTGCCGGATATCACGATGGCGGCTTCGCTTCCGGCTGACAGCCCACTGCCCCGCAGCATGTGCGCAATCATGATGATCGCGGTCTGATGCACGATGTAAAAGGGAAAGATTGCGTCGGTGAGATAGCGGCGCGCGGGACCATCGGCCGTCAGATGGCGCCGCGCGAATCCGAGCACAGCCGCCATCGCGATCCATTGGTAGCAGCCATAGGCCGAGCCAGCGATCCATCGCAGCATCGGCGACCGTGGAAACACGCCAGCATAAACGAGGATGAACGCGGTGAAGCAAGCAGCCGCAACGGCCAACGCCACCCACCGTTGCCGCTCGACGTCGCGCCAGACACTTTCCTGGCGAGCCAGAAGCAAGCCGATCAGGAACGCGGTCGCGTAGTCCGCGTGATTGTACCAGTCGCCGAACAGCGCGTGCGTCGACGGGAAGCTCGGGAACAGAAACAGCCGCCAGGCCGCGAACAACAGGCACGGCAGCACCAGCAGCCGCGGTCCAGCGAGCGCGACTGCCAGCCTCTCGCCAAGCCAATCTGCGGCAGCCGGCCACAATGCCAGCACGCCAATCAAGGCGATCGTGTAGACCCAGAGATAGACCACGAACCAGAGATGGTTCCAGGTCGGCTGCACGATGCAGGGGTTCGGGCAGAACTGCGAGCTGAAGGCCAGATAGTGGTGAACATAGAAATCGGCAAAGCCCTGGAGGTAAGAGCTTTGGGGGTAGCCGAGGCTCTCGACGATCTGGAGATAGGATTGCGGCGGCACGATCACGAGCATGCCGAAGGCCAGCGGGATCAAGAGACGCGCCGATCGCGCACGCGCGAAGGCGGCAAGGCGGTACTTTCCCAACATGAAGCGGGTGGCCACCCCGGAGACCAGGAACAGCAGCGACAGCCGCCAGGGATTGAGGAACAGCATCACCGGCTCGAGCCAGGTGAGCCTGTGCACGCTCTTGATGTGAAATCCCCAGGACACGTAGAGCATGCCGACGTGGTAGAAGATCAAGAGCCCGAAGGCTAAAATCCGCACCCAATCCAGATCGATGCGCCGTTCCGAGGCCGAAAGTTGATGCGGTGTTGACATGGTTCTCTGCTCCCTGACGGCACGACAAACCCGGTTTTCGGGCCATGGCTGAGAGCCACAATGCCCCCGAGACGGAGCGCGTCGAGGCGGTTTGGGATCAGGACCGGGCGCGAAGGGACGAGGCGCCGCCGGCTGGGACGAGCGGTTGGCGCGGCGGGATCAGTGGCGACTGGACGACGTTCGGTGCGATTGCGGGCGTCGCGCTCGCGATTGGCATCGTCAATGCACTCTCCGGCGCCCAGGACGCCGCCTGGCGGGGCGGCAGCTCCGATGTCGGCCGGCGGCTGTTCTGGGAGCTGACAAGCATCATCGTCATCCTGCTGCTGGTGCCGATCCTAGTCATGGCCATCAGGCGCATGCGGCAGGCACAGGCCCTGGCGGCACGCGCTGCAATCGGAGCAGCCGCCCTGCTCGGCTTCTCCGCCCTCCACATCGCCGGTATGGTGTGGTTCCGGAAATTGGCGCTCTGGCTGGCAGGCGGTGCCTACGACTTCCATTTCTCGCTCGCGACGGTCCTGTACGAGTTCCGCAAGGATGTAGTGACCGGCGTCCTGATCGGAGCAACGCTCTGGCTGATCGAAAGCCGGCGTGAGCTGCGCAAGGCGGTTCTCGCTGCCGCGTCCATACCGACCGCGCCGTCGGAGCAAGCGTTCCCCGATCTGATCTGGCTCAGGGACGGCACAAGCCGCATTCGCGTCGCACCGCGCGACATCCTGTGGGTCACCTCCGCCGGCAACTACATCGAATACAGCCTCGCCAACGGTACGCAGCACCTGATCCGCGGCACGCTCGCCGCGACCGAAAGCGAGCTCGCCCGCTTCGCCATCGTGCGCGTTCACCGGACCAGGCTTGCCAATCTCGGCCGGGTGAGTGGCGTGGAGTTCAAGCCGTCAGGAGATTTCGAGCTCACGTTCGACAATGGGCAGACGCTTGGCGGCAGCCGCCGCTATCGGCCCGCCGTCGCGGCGCTCGGAAGCCGCACCGCACCGGTGTGAATCGCCGCCGGGATCGCGCAGCAGTAGATAAACAATCGTGATTCCAATTGGTTGGCCCGATGTGTTCGATCCGGACAGTGGCTCCGCTGCCGGCACGTGGCATCGGGATGATCCGGCTAAGCTCTTGAGCCCATTGGCAGATGTCGAAGATGCTTGCTTTTTGACCCTGTGCCTATGTTAGAACCCGCACCGTCAAGTCACCGCGCGTCGTCAGCGCATCACCGCTACGCGCGCCCTCTCACCCTTCATTCGCGCTTTCGTCGGCATCTGCCGATGAGGCCACAATCGGTTGATTGCCAAGGACCGTCCTCCAGGAATCAATCAAGAGATCATCGATGCCTGAAGTCATTTTCACCGGCCCTGCTGGCCGTCTCGAAGGCCGCTATCATCCGGCCAAGCAGAAGAACGCGCCGATCGCGATGATCCTGCATCCGCATCCGCAGTTCCACGGCACGATGAACCATCAGATCGTGTACCAGTGCTACTACGCATTCGCACATCGCGGCTTCTCCGTGCTTCGCTTCAACTTCCGCGGCGTCGGCCGCAGCCAGGGCTCGTTCGACCACGGCACCGGCGAATTGTCGGACGCGGCGGCAGCGCTCGACTGGGCCCAGACCATCAATCCCGAAGCACGCGCTTGCTGGGTCGCCGGCTTCTCCTTCGGCGCCTGGATCGGCATGCAGCTCCTGATGCGCCGCCCCGAGGTCGAGGGCTTCATCTCGATCGCGCCGCCCGCCAATCTCTATGACTTCTCGTTCCTCGCGCCCTGCCCGTCGTCGGGTCTGATCGTGCACGGCGAGAAGGATGCGGTGGTGCCGCCCAAGGACGTCAACACGCTGGTCGAGAAGCTGAAGACGCAGAAGGGCATCGTGATCGACCAGCAGGTCATCCCGGGCGCCAACCACTTCTTCGACGCCAAGCTCGAGCCGCTGATGGAAACCATCACCGCCTATCTCGACATGCGCCTCGCCAACGTGCGGTAGACCTTGTAGCCCGGATGGAGCGAAGCGAAATCCGGGACAGCCGTTGCTTGTGGCAAGACCCCGGATTGCGCTTCGCTCCATCCGGGCTACGAAACCGCGGCGCGGTGGCTCAAGCCAGCTTGAGCGCAACGATCCCCATCAAGACGAGCGCGATGCCCGCAAGCTTCATCGCGCTCAAGGTCTCGCCGAACAGCACGACGCCCATGACAAACGTGCCGGCAGCACCGATGCCGGTCCACACCGAATAGGCGACGCCGACATCGAGCACCTTCAAGGCACGTCCCAGCAGGAAGACAAAGGCGGCGAGCAGCACGAGTGAAGCAATGCTCCACCCCGTCCGCGTGTAGCCTTCGGCATATTTCATCGAGATCGCCCAGCCGACATCGAGCGCGCCGGCGATCACCAGCAACAGCCAAGCCATGGGTTGAGACATCGTGCGCGCTCAGGCCGCGAGCTTGAGCAGATGCGCGTCGTGCCGCACCAGGAAGGCGCGGAGCAATTGCGGATAGTCTTCGCCGACGGCAGTGCGGACGCTCGGGCGCTTCGCTAGCTCGGCGCGCCATGCACGGACCTTCGGCACATCGCGGAAGATGCCATGCTCGGTCAGCTCGTCGAACAGATCGAAATAACGGAAGACAGGTGCGAACACGGCGTCGACCAAACTGAACTGTTCGCCGGCAAAGAATGGGCCTGCGCCGAGCGCGGCCTCCACGCGAACGAATTTCGCCACAAGCGCCTGACGCTTGCTCTCGTACGTCACAGGCTCGGTCGTTGTCTCCAGCCCCCAGAGATCGCCAAGGATGGCCGAGCCGAACTCCATCCAGGCGCGATGCTCGGCACGCACCAGCGCATCCGCCGGATGCAGCTTCGCGCCGCCTTGCGTCTCCTCGATGTATTCGCAGATCACGTTGCTCTCGAACAGCGCGACCTCGCCCTTCTCCGTCGTCACCACCAGCACCGGCACTTTGCCGAGCG
This genomic stretch from Bradyrhizobium sp. CCGB12 harbors:
- a CDS encoding multidrug efflux SMR transporter, with the protein product MSQPMAWLLLVIAGALDVGWAISMKYAEGYTRTGWSIASLVLLAAFVFLLGRALKVLDVGVAYSVWTGIGAAGTFVMGVVLFGETLSAMKLAGIALVLMGIVALKLA
- a CDS encoding alpha/beta hydrolase, whose amino-acid sequence is MPEVIFTGPAGRLEGRYHPAKQKNAPIAMILHPHPQFHGTMNHQIVYQCYYAFAHRGFSVLRFNFRGVGRSQGSFDHGTGELSDAAAALDWAQTINPEARACWVAGFSFGAWIGMQLLMRRPEVEGFISIAPPANLYDFSFLAPCPSSGLIVHGEKDAVVPPKDVNTLVEKLKTQKGIVIDQQVIPGANHFFDAKLEPLMETITAYLDMRLANVR
- a CDS encoding acyltransferase family protein codes for the protein MSTPHQLSASERRIDLDWVRILAFGLLIFYHVGMLYVSWGFHIKSVHRLTWLEPVMLFLNPWRLSLLFLVSGVATRFMLGKYRLAAFARARSARLLIPLAFGMLVIVPPQSYLQIVESLGYPQSSYLQGFADFYVHHYLAFSSQFCPNPCIVQPTWNHLWFVVYLWVYTIALIGVLALWPAAADWLGERLAVALAGPRLLVLPCLLFAAWRLFLFPSFPSTHALFGDWYNHADYATAFLIGLLLARQESVWRDVERQRWVALAVAAACFTAFILVYAGVFPRSPMLRWIAGSAYGCYQWIAMAAVLGFARRHLTADGPARRYLTDAIFPFYIVHQTAIIMIAHMLRGSGLSAGSEAAIVISGTALTCFVTYEIVRRISWLRPLFGLRTELRSPAGIAQQLA
- the sufB gene encoding Fe-S cluster assembly protein SufB encodes the protein MPAVQETVERVKRIDVDQYRYGFETLIDSEKAPKGLSEEIVKFISQKKNEPAWMLQWRLEAYRRWLTMTEPTWARVDYPKIDFQDLYYYAAPKPKKTVTSLDEIDPEILKTYEKLGIPLREVAMLEGVEPKPGEEDPARRKIAVDAVFDSVSVATTFKAELKKAGVIFMPISEAIREHPELVQKYLGSVVPTSDNFYATLNSAVFSDGSFVYVPPGVRCPMELSTYFRINERNTGQFERTLIIADKGSYVSYLEGCTAPQRDENQLHAAVVELVAHDDAEIKYSTVQNWYPGNSEGKGGIYNFVTKRGDCRGNRSKISWTQVETGSAITWKYPSCILRGDNSSGEFYSIAISNGFQQVDSGTKMIHLGKNTSSRIISKGIAAGKSQNTYRGLVTAHRKATGARNFTACDSLLIGDKCGAHTVPYIEAKNSSATFEHEATTSKISEDVLFYCVQRGLSQEEAVGLVVNGFVKDVLQQLPMEFAVEAQKLISISLEGSVG
- a CDS encoding LytTR family DNA-binding domain-containing protein, with the translated sequence MAESHNAPETERVEAVWDQDRARRDEAPPAGTSGWRGGISGDWTTFGAIAGVALAIGIVNALSGAQDAAWRGGSSDVGRRLFWELTSIIVILLLVPILVMAIRRMRQAQALAARAAIGAAALLGFSALHIAGMVWFRKLALWLAGGAYDFHFSLATVLYEFRKDVVTGVLIGATLWLIESRRELRKAVLAAASIPTAPSEQAFPDLIWLRDGTSRIRVAPRDILWVTSAGNYIEYSLANGTQHLIRGTLAATESELARFAIVRVHRTRLANLGRVSGVEFKPSGDFELTFDNGQTLGGSRRYRPAVAALGSRTAPV
- a CDS encoding cysteine desulfurase family protein, with amino-acid sequence MPSRVYLDWNATTPLRTEARAAMLAAWELIGNPSSVHAEGREARRLVEDSRATLAAAVGALPRNVVFTSAGTEANALALSPGLKGPSGGPVERLLVSAVEHPSILVGGRFPVDGIGQIRVTPSGVVDLNHLRALLAGGPPALVSIMAANNETGALQPVAEAAQIVHEAGGLLHVDAIQALGKIPFDIRIIGSDVATFSAHKVGGPKGVGAAVVAEGIAGLEPVLRGGGQELNRRAGTENVAGIAGFGAAVKVALQALPEDIERMATLRNRLENGIRAIANATIFSDDVERLPNTILFTAPGLKAETAVIGFDLEGIAVSSGSACSSGKVQPSHVLSAMGCDPITAQGAVRLSLGWSTEPDDINRALEAWRKLGNTLLKG
- a CDS encoding glutathione S-transferase family protein — its product is MTASLKLISHKLCPYVQRAVIALKEKGVPFERVDIDLANKPDWFLKLSPLGKVPVLVVTTEKGEVALFESNVICEYIEETQGGAKLHPADALVRAEHRAWMEFGSAILGDLWGLETTTEPVTYESKRQALVAKFVRVEAALGAGPFFAGEQFSLVDAVFAPVFRYFDLFDELTEHGIFRDVPKVRAWRAELAKRPSVRTAVGEDYPQLLRAFLVRHDAHLLKLAA